A genomic segment from Arcobacter acticola encodes:
- the carA gene encoding glutamine-hydrolyzing carbamoyl-phosphate synthase small subunit produces MQNVWIYLENGTFLEAKSFGATGTTVGEIVFNTSLTGYQEIISDPSYAGQFITFTMPEIGNVGVNEDDMESRKCHCKGVLVRNYHNDYSNYRAQGNLDALLKEHGVLGICDIDTRYLTKMIRDEGAMMMIASTEISCKDELAKQLAASPRIEDINYIEIVSTKESYVHKSGAWNHSIKAYDKAVMSDKKVVVIDFGVKRNILNELVQSGLEVEVVPSTFKADDLIARFEAKEIGGIFLSNGPGDPLTLINEKEQVQKLIGANIPMFAICLGHQMLSIAHGYDTYKLKFGQHGGNHPVAYNGVVEITAQNHNYNVPDNIVEIADITHQNLFDNTIEGVKYKNKEIFSVQHHPEASPGPHESKYIFAQFAKIVK; encoded by the coding sequence ATGCAAAACGTATGGATATATTTAGAAAATGGGACTTTTTTAGAAGCGAAATCTTTTGGTGCAACAGGAACAACTGTTGGAGAAATAGTTTTTAATACATCATTAACTGGATACCAAGAAATTATTTCAGATCCATCTTATGCTGGACAATTTATTACTTTCACAATGCCAGAAATTGGTAATGTTGGAGTAAATGAAGATGATATGGAAAGTAGAAAGTGTCATTGTAAAGGTGTATTAGTTAGAAATTATCATAATGATTATTCAAATTATAGAGCACAAGGTAATTTAGATGCATTACTAAAAGAACATGGTGTTTTAGGAATTTGTGATATTGATACTAGATATTTAACTAAAATGATAAGAGATGAAGGTGCTATGATGATGATAGCTTCAACTGAAATTTCTTGTAAAGATGAATTAGCAAAACAATTAGCTGCAAGCCCTAGAATTGAAGATATCAATTATATTGAAATAGTTTCAACAAAAGAGTCGTATGTTCATAAATCGGGAGCTTGGAATCACAGTATCAAAGCATATGATAAAGCTGTAATGAGTGATAAAAAAGTTGTTGTTATTGATTTTGGAGTAAAAAGAAATATCTTAAATGAATTAGTTCAATCAGGTCTTGAAGTAGAAGTTGTACCTTCAACTTTTAAAGCAGATGATTTAATCGCAAGATTTGAAGCTAAAGAAATTGGTGGTATTTTCTTATCAAATGGTCCTGGTGATCCTTTAACTTTAATAAACGAAAAAGAACAAGTTCAAAAACTTATTGGTGCAAATATTCCAATGTTTGCTATTTGTTTAGGTCATCAAATGTTATCTATAGCTCATGGTTATGATACATATAAACTAAAATTTGGTCAACATGGTGGTAACCATCCAGTTGCTTATAATGGGGTTGTAGAAATTACTGCACAAAATCACAATTATAATGTTCCTGATAATATTGTTGAGATTGCAGATATTACTCATCAAAATTTATTTGATAATACTATTGAAGGTGTTAAATATAAAAATAAAGAGATTTTCTCAGTTCAACATCACCCAGAAGCAAGTCCAGGGCCGCATGAGTCAAAATACATCTTCGCACAGTTCGCTAAGATTGTAAAATAA
- a CDS encoding HDOD domain-containing protein translates to MKKQIVHEINSLPPLPSSVIELDDYKNTDNIDVEKLIDIIKKDPLMVANILKVANSSMFGFRSKIETLSRAINLLGVKFTVSIAIGSAIQNTMKSNLLAYAVSNQDFIYTSSLATNIVNTWISAIDFDLKNELLLPAFLQEVGKFIISEVIQKEKRTEEFLQELNETKDISFCEEKYMGFSCGRITANVFKHWNLSHNIIFPIAYAEDIDSCPDSFKQKAQILHVIKILCDIRDPLSDRNIEKALKKVALFNLDVEQFLNSIDVIKEVIKQNS, encoded by the coding sequence ATGAAAAAACAAATTGTACATGAGATAAATTCTCTTCCACCTCTTCCATCGAGTGTTATAGAACTTGATGATTATAAAAATACCGATAATATTGATGTTGAAAAATTAATTGATATTATCAAAAAAGATCCATTGATGGTTGCAAATATCCTAAAAGTTGCAAATTCTAGTATGTTTGGATTTAGAAGTAAAATCGAAACATTAAGTAGAGCAATAAATCTTTTAGGTGTTAAATTTACAGTTTCAATAGCAATTGGATCTGCTATTCAAAATACAATGAAATCAAATTTATTAGCATATGCAGTTTCTAATCAAGACTTTATATATACAAGTTCACTAGCTACAAATATTGTAAATACTTGGATTTCTGCAATTGATTTTGATTTAAAAAATGAACTTTTATTACCTGCATTTTTACAAGAAGTTGGAAAATTTATTATTTCAGAAGTTATTCAAAAAGAAAAAAGAACAGAAGAATTTTTACAAGAATTAAATGAAACTAAAGATATTAGTTTCTGTGAAGAAAAATATATGGGATTTTCTTGTGGAAGAATTACAGCAAATGTATTTAAACATTGGAATTTAAGTCACAATATTATTTTTCCTATTGCTTATGCTGAAGATATTGACTCTTGTCCCGATTCTTTCAAACAAAAAGCTCAAATTTTGCATGTTATAAAAATATTATGTGATATTAGAGATCCTTTAAGTGATAGAAATATTGAAAAAGCTCTAAAAAAAGTTGCTCTTTTTAATTTAGATGTTGAACAATTTTTAAATTCAATTGATGTAATTAAAGAAGTAATTAAGCAAAACTCTTAA
- a CDS encoding DUF507 family protein: protein MRMKLHHTPYVSRRITRDLASCDFVEIRKEKHSIEAEVERILDADIEKEFGLDEKVEEILDAQEEEIEYLNADRRQLFWMTKKRMANDYGVILNNEDRFSDIAHQILDYLWEEDFIHYTCSDNQIKNVIFASLDDFIKGFDKADFEVMAKLKNYKRKLIPGTEDYDLVYHRLYEEELTKRGLI, encoded by the coding sequence ATGAGAATGAAATTACATCATACACCGTATGTCTCAAGAAGAATTACGAGAGACTTAGCTAGTTGTGACTTTGTAGAGATTAGAAAAGAAAAACATAGTATTGAAGCTGAAGTTGAAAGAATTTTAGATGCTGATATTGAAAAAGAGTTTGGCTTAGATGAAAAAGTAGAAGAAATTTTAGATGCACAAGAAGAAGAAATTGAGTATTTAAATGCAGATAGAAGACAACTTTTTTGGATGACAAAAAAAAGAATGGCAAATGATTACGGTGTTATTTTAAATAACGAAGATAGATTTTCAGACATCGCCCACCAAATATTAGATTATTTATGGGAAGAAGATTTTATACATTATACATGTTCTGATAATCAAATCAAAAATGTGATATTTGCATCTTTAGATGATTTCATAAAAGGATTCGATAAAGCTGATTTTGAAGTAATGGCAAAATTAAAAAACTACAAAAGAAAACTTATACCAGGAACTGAGGATTATGATTTAGTTTATCATAGATTATATGAAGAGGAATTAACAAAAAGAGGATTGATTTAA
- a CDS encoding Mrp/NBP35 family ATP-binding protein, protein MANIEDIKKELEKVKYPGFAKSIVEFGFVKDVQVNATNCLVVLDITSTAAEVETQLRKEITACLSAIGMNVTLNFNKPQEQKQSSNSVSGKNIAPQIKKIVMVSSGKGGVGKSTTTVNLAVAAAMQGKKVGILDADIYGPNIPRMMGLNGKEVEVVGDKAKPLSAFGVDVMSMGMLMEEGQALIWRGAMIMKAIQQLLRDILWEELDILFIDMPPGTGDAQLTLAQSVPVSAGVNVTTPQHVALDDSRRSLDMFKKLHIPVAGIVENMSGFICPSCNTESDIFGMGTCEALATQYDTQVLANLPIEPAIREGGDSGKPIVYFAPESISAKRYMMAADKLIQFLASIDDNIDNSAIQPTTPPGVSACSTAAAKPKEQPKSSGESCGTGCGCH, encoded by the coding sequence ATGGCAAATATAGAAGATATTAAGAAAGAATTAGAGAAGGTAAAATATCCAGGTTTCGCAAAATCGATTGTTGAATTTGGATTTGTTAAAGATGTTCAAGTAAATGCTACTAACTGTTTAGTAGTTCTTGATATTACATCAACAGCAGCAGAAGTTGAAACACAATTAAGAAAAGAAATTACTGCATGTCTTAGCGCTATTGGAATGAATGTAACACTTAATTTCAATAAGCCACAAGAACAAAAACAATCAAGCAATAGTGTAAGTGGAAAAAATATTGCTCCACAAATTAAAAAAATTGTGATGGTTAGTTCAGGAAAAGGTGGAGTTGGAAAATCAACTACTACTGTAAATCTTGCTGTGGCAGCTGCTATGCAAGGTAAAAAAGTAGGTATTCTTGATGCTGATATTTATGGACCAAATATTCCTCGTATGATGGGTTTAAATGGTAAAGAAGTAGAAGTTGTTGGAGATAAAGCAAAACCTTTAAGTGCATTTGGTGTTGATGTTATGTCAATGGGAATGTTAATGGAAGAAGGTCAAGCTCTTATTTGGAGAGGTGCTATGATTATGAAAGCAATCCAACAATTATTAAGAGATATTTTATGGGAAGAATTAGACATTTTATTTATTGATATGCCTCCAGGAACTGGTGATGCTCAATTGACATTAGCTCAAAGTGTACCTGTAAGTGCCGGTGTTAATGTTACAACTCCTCAACATGTGGCTTTAGATGATTCAAGAAGATCTTTAGATATGTTTAAAAAACTTCATATTCCAGTTGCTGGAATTGTTGAAAATATGAGTGGATTTATTTGTCCTTCATGTAATACAGAATCAGATATTTTTGGAATGGGAACTTGTGAAGCATTAGCAACTCAATATGATACTCAAGTATTAGCAAATTTACCAATTGAACCTGCTATTAGAGAAGGTGGAGATAGTGGTAAACCAATCGTTTATTTTGCTCCTGAGTCAATTTCTGCAAAAAGATATATGATGGCTGCTGATAAATTAATTCAATTTTTAGCAAGTATTGATGATAACATTGATAACTCTGCAATTCAACCAACAACACCTCCAGGTGTTAGTGCATGCTCAACAGCTGC
- a CDS encoding bifunctional 2-C-methyl-D-erythritol 4-phosphate cytidylyltransferase/2-C-methyl-D-erythritol 2,4-cyclodiphosphate synthase, whose product MSDVTLIVLCAGNSTRFEHKTKKQWIRIGNEPLWLNVTKRLASFSTFSKIIVASHENELAYMKNFTDDFTFVKGGDTRQKSILNCLEEVNTKYVMISDVARACIPQNVIENLLNEKENADCIVPVLNVTDTVIYETNTINRDYVKLIQTPQLSNTKTLKNALNTTIEFTDESSAIKNINGTIKYIQGSVESKKLTLGNELNDLPCLKKPSKNFFTGTGLDIHAFEDNKEMFLGGIKLPYDFGFKAHSDGDVLIHSVIDALLGAIGAGDIGEFFPDTDEKYKGIDSKILLEHIITFLCNVGYEIVNIDLTIIAQKPKINPFKNEIKSSMAKLMHIDKQFINIKATTAEKMGFIGREEGIAVQSIATVKYYNWKNK is encoded by the coding sequence TTGTCAGATGTTACTCTTATAGTTTTATGCGCTGGGAATTCTACGCGGTTTGAACATAAAACAAAAAAACAATGGATTAGAATAGGAAATGAGCCTTTATGGTTAAATGTTACCAAAAGGCTAGCTTCTTTTTCCACATTTTCTAAAATAATTGTGGCTTCCCATGAAAATGAATTAGCTTATATGAAAAACTTCACTGACGATTTTACTTTTGTAAAAGGTGGAGATACTAGACAAAAATCTATTTTAAATTGCTTAGAAGAAGTAAATACAAAATATGTAATGATAAGTGATGTTGCACGTGCTTGTATCCCTCAAAATGTTATTGAAAATCTATTAAATGAAAAAGAAAATGCAGACTGCATTGTACCTGTTCTTAATGTTACAGATACAGTTATTTATGAAACAAATACAATAAATAGAGATTATGTAAAACTAATTCAAACACCACAACTTTCAAACACAAAAACCCTAAAAAATGCTTTAAATACTACTATAGAATTTACAGACGAAAGCTCTGCTATTAAAAATATAAATGGAACTATAAAATATATTCAAGGAAGTGTTGAGAGCAAAAAACTCACCCTTGGAAATGAATTAAATGACTTACCATGTTTAAAAAAACCTTCAAAAAACTTTTTTACAGGAACAGGACTTGATATTCATGCCTTTGAAGACAATAAAGAGATGTTTTTAGGTGGGATAAAACTTCCTTATGATTTTGGTTTCAAAGCTCACAGCGATGGAGATGTTTTAATTCATTCTGTAATTGATGCACTTTTAGGTGCCATTGGAGCAGGAGATATTGGAGAATTTTTTCCTGATACAGATGAAAAATATAAAGGCATTGATTCAAAGATATTACTTGAACATATAATTACATTCCTTTGTAATGTCGGTTATGAAATAGTAAATATAGATCTTACAATAATTGCACAAAAACCAAAAATCAATCCTTTTAAAAATGAAATAAAAAGCTCAATGGCAAAATTAATGCATATTGATAAACAATTTATAAATATAAAAGCAACAACAGCAGAAAAAATGGGATTTATAGGAAGAGAAGAAGGTATTGCTGTACAAAGTATAGCAACAGTAAAATATTATAATTGGAAAAACAAATGA
- a CDS encoding phosphatidylglycerophosphatase A family protein, which yields MNLRRFFLTVGFSGLSPKAPGTVGSFVSLIIGLFLLEFLHVSTLFLLALLITVIAIKQIDIYENETQTHDNSEIVIDELAGMWIALSICGINSSNIIIMASLAFIFFRIFDIWKPSIIGKIDRDVKGGLGVMGDDVVAGIAAGIATAGTYQLIEKFIL from the coding sequence GTGAACTTAAGAAGATTTTTTTTAACAGTAGGATTTTCAGGACTTAGCCCAAAAGCACCTGGAACAGTAGGTTCATTTGTATCTTTGATTATAGGATTATTTTTACTTGAATTTCTTCATGTATCAACTCTATTTTTATTAGCTTTATTAATCACAGTAATTGCAATAAAACAAATAGATATCTACGAAAACGAAACACAAACCCACGATAATAGTGAAATTGTAATAGATGAACTAGCAGGAATGTGGATAGCACTATCAATTTGTGGAATAAACAGCTCAAACATAATAATCATGGCAAGCCTAGCATTTATATTTTTCAGAATCTTCGATATTTGGAAACCATCTATCATTGGAAAAATCGACAGAGATGTAAAAGGTGGACTTGGAGTTATGGGCGATGATGTAGTGGCTGGAATCGCAGCAGGAATCGCAACAGCAGGAACATATCAGTTGATTGAAAAATTTATATTATAA
- a CDS encoding adenylosuccinate synthase: MSADVIVGIQWGDEGKGKIVDMLAQKYDMVCRSQGGHNAGHTIWVDGVKYALHLIPSGVLNPKAINVIGNGVVLSPENIIKEMSQFEKLEGRLFISDKAHLNLQYHALIDQAKEKLKGSKAIGTTGKGIEPAYSDKINRVGHRVGELLDPAKLTQSILDSFEQNRAIYDVLGIATPNEKELFEELNSYKEKLAPFITNTTNMVWKALDENKSILLEGAQGTMLDIDHGTYPYVTSSSTVSAGACTGLGVSPKDIGIVTGITKAYCTRVGNGPFPSEDFGDEGETMAQVGKEFGTTTGRKRRCGWFDAVAVKHAGRLNGCDQLALMKLDVLDGFAKIKICVAYELDGKRIDFVPSSLDNVKPIYEEIDGWESVVGIRDYDSLPLNAKKYIEKIEEVTSVRVGIVSTSPERDDTIIRG, from the coding sequence ATGAGCGCAGATGTAATAGTTGGGATCCAATGGGGAGATGAAGGAAAAGGTAAGATAGTTGATATGCTTGCTCAAAAATATGATATGGTTTGTAGAAGTCAAGGTGGACATAACGCTGGTCATACTATATGGGTTGATGGAGTAAAATATGCACTTCACTTAATTCCTTCAGGAGTATTAAATCCAAAAGCTATAAATGTTATTGGAAATGGTGTTGTTTTATCACCTGAAAATATTATTAAAGAAATGAGTCAATTTGAAAAGCTTGAAGGTAGATTATTTATCTCTGATAAAGCACATTTAAATTTACAATACCATGCTTTGATCGACCAAGCTAAAGAAAAACTAAAAGGTTCAAAAGCTATTGGAACTACTGGAAAAGGAATAGAACCTGCTTATTCTGATAAAATCAATAGAGTAGGGCATAGAGTTGGTGAATTACTTGATCCTGCTAAATTAACTCAATCTATTTTAGATTCATTTGAACAAAATAGAGCGATTTATGATGTATTAGGAATTGCAACTCCAAATGAAAAAGAATTATTTGAAGAGTTAAATTCTTACAAAGAAAAATTAGCACCATTTATTACAAATACTACAAATATGGTTTGGAAAGCACTTGATGAGAATAAAAGTATATTACTTGAAGGTGCTCAAGGAACTATGCTTGATATTGACCATGGAACATATCCTTATGTAACTTCATCTTCAACTGTAAGTGCTGGAGCTTGCACAGGTTTAGGTGTTAGTCCAAAAGATATAGGAATAGTAACAGGTATTACAAAAGCTTATTGTACAAGAGTTGGAAATGGTCCTTTTCCATCAGAAGATTTTGGTGACGAGGGTGAAACTATGGCTCAAGTTGGAAAAGAGTTTGGAACAACAACTGGAAGAAAAAGAAGATGTGGTTGGTTTGATGCTGTTGCTGTTAAACACGCAGGTAGATTAAACGGTTGTGACCAATTAGCTTTAATGAAACTTGATGTTTTAGATGGATTTGCTAAAATTAAAATCTGTGTTGCTTATGAATTAGATGGAAAAAGAATTGATTTTGTTCCTTCAAGTTTAGATAATGTAAAACCTATTTATGAAGAAATTGATGGATGGGAAAGTGTAGTTGGAATTAGAGATTATGATTCTTTACCTTTAAATGCAAAAAAATATATAGAAAAAATCGAAGAGGTTACTTCTGTTAGAGTTGGAATCGTTTCAACATCTCCAGAAAGAGATGACACAATTATAAGGGGGTAG
- a CDS encoding ATP phosphoribosyltransferase regulatory subunit has translation MIFEHEIPNGSRLYFGSRAKAKRVLENKVCEILDNEQFEEILTPNFSYSQHQAIANGRKLIKFSDEQNEQVSLRADSTLDVVRIITKRLGRTTTHKKWFYVQPIFSYPSKEEYQIGCEWIDHNNIADIMNLTAKILKALNIEPILQISNINIPKLVASELNVDIDLFKNGEIASLFKLNCDWLNKLIKVKDTAGLAEVIKIVPEAIKDELEKLLQKANEVEYSNIIIAPLYYGSLRYYNGIYYRVINDNLTLCKGGMYSSEGMCSLGFALYTDNLLKILED, from the coding sequence ATGATTTTTGAACACGAAATTCCAAATGGAAGTCGATTATACTTTGGCTCAAGAGCAAAAGCGAAAAGAGTATTAGAAAATAAAGTTTGCGAGATTTTAGATAATGAACAATTTGAAGAGATTTTAACTCCAAATTTTTCATATTCACAACATCAAGCAATAGCAAATGGAAGAAAACTAATAAAATTTTCAGATGAGCAAAATGAACAAGTATCTTTAAGAGCCGATTCTACTTTAGATGTGGTAAGAATAATTACAAAAAGATTAGGAAGAACAACAACTCATAAAAAATGGTTTTATGTTCAACCAATCTTTTCTTATCCTTCAAAAGAAGAGTATCAAATTGGATGTGAGTGGATAGATCATAATAATATTGCTGATATAATGAATTTAACAGCAAAAATATTAAAAGCTTTAAATATAGAGCCGATTTTACAAATATCAAATATAAATATTCCAAAGTTAGTAGCAAGTGAATTAAATGTTGATATTGATTTATTTAAAAATGGTGAAATAGCATCACTATTTAAACTAAACTGCGATTGGTTAAATAAACTAATAAAAGTAAAAGATACAGCAGGTTTAGCAGAAGTAATTAAAATAGTACCAGAAGCAATTAAAGATGAATTAGAAAAGTTACTTCAAAAAGCAAATGAAGTTGAATATTCAAATATCATAATTGCACCACTTTATTATGGATCATTAAGATATTATAATGGTATTTACTATAGAGTGATAAATGACAATTTAACTTTATGCAAAGGTGGGATGTACTCAAGTGAGGGTATGTGTTCATTAGGTTTTGCATTATACACAGATAATTTATTAAAAATTTTAGAGGATTGA
- a CDS encoding response regulator transcription factor encodes MNILIIENEIYLAQKVVSRLLDDGHSCDYIESPNIDNLTKEYDTILLSTSLPSALCKNIIKRYSENAIILLLVSYISDETVTNPIKDGAKDYIMKPFIMDELVRKIYHYKECRSIRRELQTLREYFNFTMAEIDTTDVLLPPSFPTLVETNSQKCADKLVFELSRKMDLPITFISLTSSLWQKQINAIQGKTIIYLTDYHTLKKNAKENVIKIIEDKNCIISTLEQENDFPFRKIEFNNENILLGGASKIMTINDYVKMMVLSYQNKYPDTELSKKLGISRKSLWEKRKKLDIEKKK; translated from the coding sequence ATGAATATACTAATAATAGAAAATGAAATTTACCTAGCTCAAAAAGTAGTATCAAGACTACTTGATGATGGACATAGTTGTGACTACATAGAATCACCAAATATAGATAACCTTACAAAAGAGTATGACACAATTTTATTATCAACATCATTACCTTCAGCTTTATGTAAAAATATTATCAAAAGATATAGTGAAAATGCAATTATTCTTTTATTGGTATCATATATTTCTGATGAGACAGTTACTAATCCTATAAAAGATGGTGCAAAAGATTATATTATGAAACCATTTATTATGGATGAGTTAGTTAGAAAAATCTATCACTATAAAGAGTGTAGAAGTATCAGAAGAGAACTTCAAACACTAAGAGAGTATTTCAACTTTACAATGGCAGAAATTGATACAACAGATGTATTGTTACCTCCATCATTTCCAACATTAGTTGAAACTAACTCTCAAAAATGTGCTGATAAATTAGTTTTTGAATTATCAAGAAAAATGGATCTTCCAATTACATTTATCTCTTTAACTTCATCTTTATGGCAAAAACAAATAAATGCAATTCAAGGTAAAACTATAATTTATCTTACTGATTATCATACATTAAAGAAAAATGCTAAAGAAAATGTAATTAAAATTATAGAAGATAAAAACTGTATTATCTCAACACTAGAACAAGAAAATGATTTTCCATTTAGAAAAATTGAGTTTAATAATGAAAATATCTTATTAGGAGGAGCCTCAAAAATCATGACAATAAATGATTATGTAAAAATGATGGTTTTATCTTATCAAAATAAATATCCAGATACTGAGTTATCAAAAAAACTAGGGATTTCAAGAAAATCACTTTGGGAAAAAAGAAAGAAACTAGATATCGAAAAGAAAAAGTAA